A single genomic interval of Armigeres subalbatus isolate Guangzhou_Male chromosome 1, GZ_Asu_2, whole genome shotgun sequence harbors:
- the LOC134208288 gene encoding uncharacterized protein LOC134208288, with amino-acid sequence MAFRDVVRGVTDVILNNKLITFLSVALFAFIITTIVLAEANNSNADALAGCEHKLWIATSTVAPATTTLASETTTAVTEASTTTTVVAPTTEESNPDVPGR; translated from the exons ATGGCCTTCAGAGATGTAGTTCGCGGCGTAACAG ACGTCATCCTGAACAACAAGTTGATCACCTTTCTAAGCGTGGCGCTATTCGCATTCATCATAACGACCATAGTTTTGGCAGAGGCGAACAACAGTAATGCGGATGCTTTAGCTGGCTGCGAGCATAAATTATGGATAGCAACATCGACCGTGGCTCCGGCGACGACTACGCTTGCATCGGAGACTACTACCGCCGTGACTGAAGCCTCTACTACTACAACTGTAGTAGCACCCACTACCGAAGAATCGAATCCAGATGTGCCAGGTCGTTAA